The following are encoded in a window of Candidatus Fluviicola riflensis genomic DNA:
- the dnaN gene encoding DNA polymerase III subunit beta produces the protein MNFIVSSTNLLRHLQSISGVLSTSNTLPILDNFLFDIVEGQLTISASDLETTMRTTMTVEASETGKIAMPAKMLLDVLKNLPDQPCTFLIDNTNFGVEIAYDNGKSKMVGFNGDDFPKTPSIENSSSIKISGEIVSRAINKTLFATGNDDLRPVMSGVYCQFSPSDITFVATDAHKLVRYRRTDSQSTGGGSAFILPKKPLNLLKSNLRGDEEVLVEYSDSNAIFTFNDIVLMCRLIDGKYPNYEAVIPKENPNVLIVDRLQFLGAIKRVSIFANKTTHQVKLRIAGSELNISAEDLDFSNEANERLTCHYDGTDLEIAFNSRFLMEMLNNIDATEVKIAMSEPSRAGLLMPNSTDNENEDILMLVMPVMLNR, from the coding sequence ATGAATTTTATTGTATCCAGCACCAATTTATTGAGACATTTACAGAGTATAAGCGGCGTTTTAAGCACCAGTAATACTCTTCCGATTCTGGATAATTTTCTATTTGACATCGTAGAAGGGCAATTGACCATTTCTGCTTCCGATCTGGAAACAACCATGCGTACAACCATGACTGTTGAAGCTTCGGAGACGGGTAAAATTGCCATGCCTGCCAAAATGTTGCTGGATGTGTTGAAAAATCTTCCTGACCAGCCGTGTACATTCCTGATCGATAACACCAATTTCGGAGTGGAAATCGCTTACGACAACGGTAAGTCGAAAATGGTTGGATTCAACGGGGATGATTTCCCGAAAACACCTTCCATCGAAAACAGTTCAAGTATTAAGATTTCCGGAGAGATTGTGAGTCGTGCGATCAATAAAACATTGTTTGCTACCGGTAACGATGATCTACGTCCGGTAATGAGCGGTGTTTACTGCCAGTTCAGTCCTTCGGATATTACATTCGTTGCAACTGATGCGCACAAACTGGTGCGTTACCGCAGAACCGACAGTCAATCAACAGGTGGCGGATCGGCGTTTATTTTGCCGAAAAAGCCATTGAATCTTCTAAAATCCAACCTTCGTGGTGACGAAGAAGTGTTGGTAGAATATTCAGATTCCAACGCCATTTTTACGTTCAACGATATCGTGTTGATGTGTCGTTTGATAGACGGTAAATACCCGAACTACGAAGCGGTAATCCCGAAAGAAAATCCGAACGTACTGATCGTAGATCGTTTGCAGTTTTTGGGCGCCATCAAACGTGTCTCCATCTTTGCGAACAAAACCACCCACCAGGTGAAATTACGCATTGCAGGAAGTGAATTGAATATTTCAGCTGAAGATCTTGACTTCTCAAACGAAGCCAACGAGCGCCTGACTTGTCACTACGACGGAACCGATCTGGAAATTGCCTTCAACTCGCGTTTCCTGATGGAAATGCTCAATAACATTGACGCTACGGAAGTAAAAATCGCGATGAGCGAGCCTAGTCGGGCTGGTTTGTTGATGCCGAATTCTACCGATAATGAAAACGAAGACATTCTGATGCTGGTAATGCCGGTGATGTTGAATCGATAA
- a CDS encoding gliding motility-associated ABC transporter permease subunit GldF — translation MRALYWKEIRSFLGSTIGYIFILIFLITSGVIHWYISGDANLLEGAEADLIPFFNASPWIFLVLIPAITMRSIAEERRNGTIELLFTRPITDLKIILAKYFAGVTLLIISLLPTLVYYYSMSQLGINPVDENGVETTVIDEGAMLTSYFGLVLLGSAFVAIGIFASSITSSQIVAFILGMFICLFMFYGLELIGSFNLMGEYDVIFRYIGITSHYESIMRGVIDTEDMLYFFGLIAIFITAALTVVKSLKR, via the coding sequence ATGAGAGCATTATATTGGAAAGAAATACGGAGCTTTTTAGGTTCCACCATCGGATACATTTTTATCCTGATTTTCTTGATCACATCCGGTGTAATTCACTGGTATATTTCAGGCGATGCCAACCTGCTGGAAGGCGCGGAAGCGGATTTGATTCCGTTTTTTAACGCTTCGCCATGGATTTTCCTTGTGCTGATTCCGGCGATTACCATGCGTTCCATTGCTGAAGAACGACGAAACGGAACCATTGAGTTGTTATTTACACGTCCGATTACGGATCTGAAAATCATCCTTGCCAAATACTTTGCAGGCGTTACGTTGCTGATTATCTCGCTTCTGCCAACATTGGTTTATTATTATTCAATGAGTCAACTGGGAATTAACCCAGTGGATGAAAACGGCGTGGAAACTACCGTGATCGATGAAGGCGCCATGCTTACTTCCTATTTCGGACTTGTATTGCTGGGATCGGCATTTGTAGCCATCGGTATTTTCGCATCTTCTATCACCAGTTCGCAGATTGTCGCTTTTATTCTGGGAATGTTCATTTGTTTGTTCATGTTCTACGGTTTGGAACTGATCGGATCGTTTAACCTCATGGGCGAATACGATGTGATTTTCCGCTACATCGGTATTACTTCTCATTACGAATCCATTATGCGTGGCGTGATCGACACCGAAGACATGTTGTATTTCTTCGGGCTCATTGCCATTTTCATTACCGCAGCTCTGACAGTTGTTAAATCCCTTAAACGATAA
- a CDS encoding antibiotic biosynthesis monooxygenase translates to MITRIVKLTFQEDKIDSFLAFFDTINTRVSRFEGCNGMRLLRDINQPNIIFTYSYWNSEEALNNYRDSELFSGVWSTIKPWFSGKPEAWSVDTYFEDGLFSL, encoded by the coding sequence ATGATTACCCGTATTGTAAAACTGACGTTCCAGGAAGATAAAATCGATTCCTTCCTGGCATTTTTCGACACCATCAACACGCGCGTAAGCCGCTTTGAAGGGTGCAACGGCATGCGTTTGCTGCGCGATATCAATCAGCCCAACATCATTTTCACCTACAGTTACTGGAACAGTGAAGAAGCACTCAACAATTACCGCGATTCGGAGTTATTCAGTGGTGTTTGGAGTACGATTAAACCGTGGTTTAGCGGAAAACCGGAGGCGTGGTCGGTGGATACGTATTTTGAAGACGGACTCTTTTCGCTATAG
- a CDS encoding phosphate starvation-inducible protein PhoH has translation MTEKKIEINGVNIAELFGVNNANLKYIRTFFPKLQINARGNELTVVGDPEVMEQFERKFELILSHFRETDMLTENNIENLMLEDGSTMLSGDGSETLVHGNGGVKIKAKTVNQRKLVQAVNKSDMVFAVGPAGTGKTYTAVALAVRALKAKEVKRIILTRPAVEAGENLGFLPGDLKEKLDPYLMPLYDALRDMIPPEKLADMIEFGIIEIAPLAFMRGRTLDKAFVILDEAQNATVMQMKMFLTRMGQTAQFVITGDMSQVDLPHRQRSGLSYALDILKDVEGLEIIRLTQSDVIRHNLVKRIIDAFEIAEAKEKEEKFKKDNEAK, from the coding sequence TTGACAGAGAAGAAAATTGAAATCAACGGTGTTAACATCGCTGAATTATTTGGTGTAAACAACGCCAACCTGAAATACATCCGCACCTTTTTTCCGAAATTGCAGATCAACGCACGCGGGAATGAGCTTACTGTGGTGGGCGATCCGGAGGTAATGGAGCAGTTTGAACGCAAGTTTGAATTGATTCTTTCTCATTTCAGAGAAACCGACATGCTGACGGAAAACAACATCGAAAACCTGATGCTGGAAGACGGTTCCACGATGCTTTCGGGCGATGGTTCCGAAACACTTGTGCACGGAAACGGTGGTGTGAAAATCAAAGCGAAAACCGTGAATCAGCGAAAACTGGTGCAGGCGGTGAATAAGAGCGATATGGTTTTTGCGGTCGGTCCGGCGGGAACGGGAAAAACCTACACAGCTGTTGCATTGGCGGTTCGTGCTTTGAAAGCGAAAGAAGTAAAACGGATCATACTTACGCGTCCGGCGGTTGAAGCAGGCGAAAATCTCGGGTTTTTACCGGGCGATTTGAAAGAAAAGCTCGATCCGTACCTGATGCCGTTGTACGATGCCCTACGCGATATGATTCCACCGGAAAAACTGGCGGATATGATCGAATTCGGCATCATCGAAATTGCACCCTTGGCGTTTATGCGTGGCCGTACGCTCGACAAAGCGTTTGTGATTTTGGATGAAGCGCAGAATGCAACCGTGATGCAGATGAAAATGTTCCTGACCCGTATGGGACAAACAGCGCAGTTTGTGATTACAGGTGATATGTCGCAGGTCGATTTACCGCACCGCCAGCGTTCGGGATTGTCTTACGCTTTGGATATTCTGAAAGACGTGGAAGGCCTGGAGATCATTCGCCTGACGCAAAGTGATGTGATTCGCCACAACTTAGTGAAACGAATTATCGATGCGTTCGAAATAGCCGAAGCAAAAGAGAAGGAAGAAAAGTTTAAAAAAGATAACGAAGCAAAATGA